A genomic segment from Lignipirellula cremea encodes:
- the mqnC gene encoding cyclic dehypoxanthinyl futalosine synthase — protein MVAKLLEKAVAGERLTPDEGLQLLQSHDLTAIGQAADAVTRRLHPGPIRTYNIDRNINYTNICTAVCHFCAFYRSPKDPTGWVLPREELLAKIEETVALGGDQILMQGGLHPDYDLDWYVQLLHDIKSRFPQVNVHGFSPPELHHFTKVFKLPIREVLIRLREAGLGSIPGGGAEILVDRVRREITRGKVMTDDWLNVMRVWHELGGRSTATMMFGHVETLAERIEHLERVRQLQDETGGFTAFICWTFQPDNTDMAHVVPAGSFEYLKTQAIARLYLDNVPSIQSSWVTQGLKIGQLALLFGANDMGSLMLEENVVAEAGTVHYLTLRQIRDAISELGYTPRQRDVHYRLIGEAQEQAALEANDRRDQAAPTLHQLA, from the coding sequence ATGGTTGCCAAACTTCTTGAAAAGGCGGTCGCCGGCGAACGGCTGACCCCCGACGAAGGCCTGCAGTTGCTCCAGTCGCACGACCTGACCGCCATTGGCCAGGCCGCCGACGCCGTGACCCGGCGCCTGCACCCGGGGCCAATCCGTACGTACAACATCGATCGCAACATCAACTACACCAACATCTGTACGGCGGTCTGCCACTTTTGCGCCTTTTACCGCAGCCCCAAAGATCCCACCGGCTGGGTACTCCCGCGTGAGGAGCTGCTGGCCAAGATCGAAGAAACGGTCGCCCTGGGCGGCGACCAGATTCTCATGCAAGGCGGCCTGCATCCCGACTACGACCTCGACTGGTATGTGCAGTTGCTGCACGATATCAAGTCTCGCTTCCCGCAGGTGAACGTCCACGGCTTCAGCCCGCCGGAACTGCATCACTTCACCAAGGTCTTTAAACTGCCCATTCGTGAAGTCCTTATCCGCCTGCGCGAGGCCGGCCTGGGCAGCATTCCGGGCGGCGGGGCCGAGATCCTTGTCGACCGCGTGCGACGCGAGATTACCCGCGGCAAGGTGATGACCGACGACTGGCTGAATGTGATGCGCGTCTGGCACGAACTGGGCGGACGCAGCACGGCCACCATGATGTTCGGCCATGTCGAAACGCTCGCCGAGCGGATCGAACACCTCGAACGCGTCCGTCAGCTGCAGGACGAAACGGGCGGCTTCACCGCCTTTATCTGCTGGACCTTCCAGCCCGACAACACCGACATGGCGCATGTCGTACCGGCCGGCTCGTTTGAATATCTCAAAACGCAGGCGATCGCCCGGCTGTACCTGGATAATGTCCCCAGCATCCAATCCAGCTGGGTCACGCAAGGGCTGAAGATCGGCCAGCTGGCGCTGCTCTTCGGGGCGAACGACATGGGCAGCCTGATGCTCGAAGAAAACGTCGTCGCCGAAGCCGGCACGGTGCACTATTTGACCCTGCGGCAGATCCGCGACGCCATCAGCGAGCTGGGTTATACGCCCCGCCAGCGCGATGTGCACTACCGCCTGATCGGCGAAGCACAAGAGCAGGCGGCCCTGGAAGCCAACGACCGTCGCGACCAGGCTGCTCCCACGCTGCATCAGCTGGCGTAA
- a CDS encoding menaquinone biosynthetic enzyme MqnA/MqnD family protein, producing MTAALRIGAVSYLNTKPLVYGLAERAPQADIVFDLPSRLADRLAAGDLDVALIPSIEAFQDPSYTIVSDACIGCRGPVLSVKLLCRRPARELRTLALDEGSRTSAALVRILLEEKFGVRPKRERLPIGSGLEDTQADGVLLIGDRAMPPAKEEFVETWDLGETWREWSGLPFVFAMWTARAGVDCGAIEAALGEARNAGVAHLEEIARREAGPAGLTEQRCLTYLRDNLYFYLGPREQQGLELYYQHAARLGLAPEGLDLRFYGCQTS from the coding sequence ATGACCGCAGCGCTACGCATCGGAGCCGTATCGTATCTCAACACCAAACCGCTGGTGTATGGTCTGGCCGAGCGTGCGCCGCAAGCCGACATTGTGTTTGATTTGCCCAGCCGGCTGGCCGACCGCCTGGCGGCAGGCGATCTGGACGTGGCCCTGATCCCGTCGATCGAGGCGTTCCAGGATCCCAGCTATACGATCGTGTCCGATGCGTGCATCGGCTGTCGCGGTCCCGTGCTGAGTGTGAAACTGCTCTGCCGCCGTCCGGCCCGTGAACTGCGTACGCTGGCGCTCGACGAAGGCTCCCGTACCAGCGCGGCCCTGGTGCGGATTCTGCTCGAAGAGAAATTCGGCGTACGGCCGAAGCGTGAACGCCTGCCGATCGGCTCCGGTCTGGAAGATACGCAGGCCGACGGCGTGTTGTTAATTGGTGATCGCGCCATGCCGCCCGCCAAGGAAGAATTTGTCGAAACGTGGGATCTGGGAGAGACCTGGCGGGAATGGTCGGGGCTGCCGTTTGTCTTCGCCATGTGGACCGCCAGGGCGGGCGTCGATTGCGGGGCCATTGAAGCGGCCCTGGGCGAAGCACGAAACGCCGGCGTCGCCCATCTGGAAGAGATCGCCCGGCGTGAAGCGGGGCCGGCCGGCCTGACCGAGCAGCGCTGTCTGACCTATCTGCGCGATAACTTGTATTTCTATTTAGGCCCGCGCGAACAGCAAGGGCTCGAACTGTACTATCAGCACGCCGCCCGACTGGGGCTGGCTCCTGAAGGATTGGATTTGCGGTTTTATGGTTGCCAAACTTCTTGA
- a CDS encoding DUF2062 domain-containing protein, giving the protein MLHADDPPHRLALGVALAMFVTFTPTVGIQMLLVVCFAWLFGANKAVGLPIVWISNPATMLPIFYGCYWLGRCALGGEPVDAAWWEALRHPPVGFGAAMGFYWAQFWHIAGPLWLGSLIVATGLAVPTYYAVYFAVCRYRMQKWGALTRPTAAARTRHSKSRIRSSLAAAQHDAA; this is encoded by the coding sequence GTGCTTCACGCTGACGACCCGCCGCATCGGCTGGCTTTGGGCGTGGCGCTGGCGATGTTTGTGACGTTTACGCCGACCGTGGGCATCCAGATGCTGCTGGTTGTCTGCTTTGCCTGGCTGTTTGGGGCAAATAAAGCAGTCGGCCTGCCGATTGTGTGGATTTCCAACCCGGCCACCATGCTGCCAATCTTTTATGGCTGTTACTGGTTAGGCCGCTGCGCCCTGGGCGGAGAACCCGTCGACGCCGCCTGGTGGGAAGCCCTGCGGCATCCGCCTGTCGGTTTTGGCGCCGCGATGGGATTCTACTGGGCCCAGTTCTGGCATATTGCCGGACCGCTGTGGCTGGGGAGTCTGATCGTGGCGACGGGACTGGCCGTGCCGACGTACTACGCGGTGTATTTTGCCGTGTGTCGCTATCGGATGCAAAAATGGGGGGCTCTCACCCGCCCTACCGCGGCGGCCCGCACCCGCCACTCTAAGTCGCGGATCCGGTCTTCTCTCGCTGCCGCCCAGCACGACGCCGCCTGA
- a CDS encoding DUF1501 domain-containing protein: MQRRNFLRLCGLAGLGFATPIGGRQLLSAEAVTGDLRPYDGPFYVFLNASGGWDTTYMMDPKGVNEMNRLYQEGDILTEGNLRFAPTKAHLADGLSNEDFFGKYADELLVFNGLDYSVNNHSPCSRYMATGRLSSLEYPTFAALAAACRGAEQPLAFLTFGNYSGTGNLVPMSRVPYANSLEKLANADGVNGSSQHSYHDPFVIDRIERALESQFQSRVEQARLPRRMRTQSMLYAAQTNSQGLARVTQYLPQESSKNRIARQADIALAAFCGGVGVSANLSIGQFDSHANNDKDQMTLIPEYLQGVDYLLTRAEELKIREKLVVVLQSEMGRTPTYNKGNGKDHWSIGSIMYIGPGIRGNRVIGATDDKQMLIPIDPRTHALDTEKGVRVRPEHLHTALREYAGIADHPLALRFPLEVPAEEQLVDFWS, encoded by the coding sequence ATGCAACGTCGAAATTTCCTCCGTTTGTGCGGTCTGGCCGGCCTTGGTTTTGCGACGCCGATCGGCGGACGGCAGCTGCTCTCGGCGGAAGCCGTTACGGGCGATTTGCGGCCTTACGACGGGCCGTTTTACGTCTTCCTCAATGCGTCGGGCGGGTGGGACACCACGTACATGATGGACCCCAAAGGGGTCAACGAAATGAACCGCCTGTACCAGGAAGGCGACATTCTGACCGAGGGGAATCTGCGTTTTGCTCCGACCAAAGCCCATCTCGCCGACGGCCTGAGCAACGAGGATTTCTTTGGCAAGTACGCGGACGAATTGCTGGTCTTCAATGGTCTGGACTATTCGGTTAACAACCATTCGCCTTGCTCCCGGTACATGGCGACCGGCCGGCTCAGCAGCCTGGAGTATCCGACCTTTGCCGCGCTGGCGGCCGCCTGTCGCGGGGCCGAACAGCCGCTGGCGTTTTTGACGTTTGGCAATTATTCGGGCACGGGCAACCTGGTGCCCATGTCGCGCGTGCCGTACGCCAACTCCCTGGAGAAACTCGCCAATGCCGACGGCGTGAATGGCTCGTCCCAGCATTCGTACCACGATCCGTTTGTGATCGATCGGATCGAAAGGGCGCTCGAGTCGCAATTTCAATCACGGGTGGAGCAGGCCCGATTGCCGCGTCGGATGCGCACGCAAAGCATGCTGTACGCCGCCCAGACCAACTCCCAGGGACTGGCCCGAGTGACCCAGTATCTGCCCCAGGAGAGTTCCAAGAATCGCATCGCCCGCCAGGCCGATATCGCCCTGGCGGCCTTCTGCGGCGGCGTGGGCGTGTCGGCCAATCTGTCGATCGGCCAGTTTGACAGCCACGCCAACAACGACAAAGACCAGATGACTCTCATCCCTGAATACCTGCAGGGAGTCGATTATCTGCTGACGCGGGCCGAGGAATTAAAAATCCGGGAAAAGCTGGTCGTGGTGCTGCAGAGCGAAATGGGCCGTACGCCGACCTACAACAAAGGGAACGGCAAAGACCACTGGTCCATCGGCTCCATCATGTACATCGGCCCCGGGATTCGCGGGAACCGGGTGATTGGAGCGACCGACGACAAGCAGATGCTGATTCCGATCGATCCCCGCACGCACGCCCTGGACACAGAAAAAGGGGTGCGAGTGCGGCCGGAGCATTTGCACACAGCTTTGCGGGAATACGCAGGAATCGCCGATCACCCCCTAGCGCTGCGTTTCCCGCTGGAAGTACCGGCCGAAGAACAGCTGGTCGATTTCTGGAGTTAA